In Syngnathus acus chromosome 5, fSynAcu1.2, whole genome shotgun sequence, a genomic segment contains:
- the eif4enif1 gene encoding eukaryotic translation initiation factor 4E transporter isoform X1: MDGDACIQEKNAGDAAVDQVKKEPAAPIPHRYTKEKLLLIKELPISNKRPNCLSEKYDSDGVWDPEKWHISMYPNSGRNSPMEGFKKEHLEDRGPLKRRIPDPRERLKEDDLDVILSPQRRSFGGGCQGNAAPAIHSSRPISPLENKENETLRLGGSRRIGSGRIIAARAFEREARLERERERERDVRDFKDKRFRRDFGDKRVFSERRRNDSYAEEEPEWFSGGPTSQSETIELIGFDDKLLEDDRRKSRRSKKRTEPVKEECNGQPEEPNVTVRPSADQEVPHPDVLPEQSTGDFDFNEFFNLEKTMPGLASMIEDVLGEGPVSASRFSQWFSSNVSPSGSRSSSLRSTPHEELEKLAGLEALGTSSGQGPASFFTPIQSSESKEKVDILELLHKAKVDLKPLLSTLSQNKARLRENTHSGAVLSLEEVEGGMKGMKLASEPQVPKVAPPRRGNGTPFMAEHLEEALTGGPSARPRSRDTDMSAFNKLVSSMKASGTLPTHPKTNSSNQSSGLTEVPMPPQQPKNIFQELLGRPVRSRSPVLLGNLLGNSEVSGPPSSLHGLLHKGPSPPLFPQRSPSPDYFNSRLQHPAGFPVGAQPLMPEQYADMHRSISPAAAAHHQMRPLSMPVNHADLEALAFQQDLALHAHHQFPSGYNRLPQDKSFQNRPQRVNRSPGPGSQPAGRNSPGSAVTSMLSPSFTPTSVIRKMYATKEKSKDDPASRLETKEEAAVHSQAENHLEAVEGNGAQSGGVKHFSQTLPGKDQERLRPLSTGHHTPTTAPPGPPMTFPRSIYPVPLLSHVPMVRPPPQLHPSVVQRMLAQGIQPQQLGPALVQAGIYPPHVDLAQLQGLPPAILGQTLYPLSATGGHPPLLPTRANNQMQLAVMQQQLQQQRQMHQSIPGPSSQSQGPHRANGPQRHASPPPGLAKWFGSDVLDQQLPSMPAKVISVDELEFRP; this comes from the exons TTCTCCAATGGAAGGCTTTAAGAAGGAGCATTTGGAGGATAGAGGTCCACTGAAACGAAGAATCCCAG ATCCCCGCGAGAGGTTAAAGGAGGACGACTTGGATGTCATACTGAGCCCACAGCGTCGTAGCTTTGGAGGTGGATGCCAAGGCAATGCTGCTCCTGCAATCCACTCGTCCCGACCAATCAGCCCATTAGAAAATAAGGAGAACGAGACTCTCCGTCTAGGAGGATCACGAAGGATCGGAAGTGGCCGTATCATTGCTGCCCGAGCTTTTGAAAGAGAAGCCCGCCTGGAAAGGGAAAGGGAAAGGGAACGGGATGTCAGAGACTTCAAAGACAAAAGATTCAGG AGAGATTTTGGAGACAAACGTGTGTTTAGTGAACGCAGAAGGAATGATTCTTATGCGGAAGAGGAGCCAGAGTGGTTCTCTGGAGGCCCTACGAGCCAGTCGGAGACGATCGAGCTCATTGGATTTGATGATAAATTATTAGAAGATGATAGACGCAAGTCCAGGCGCTCAAAGAAGAGGACAGAGCCTGTGAAAGAAG AATGTAATGGACAGCCAGAGGAGCCAAATGTGACTGTGCGGCCTTCAGCTGATCAAGAGGTTCCTCACCCTGATGTGCTGCCAGAGCAGTCCACTGGTGACTTTGACTTCAATGAATTTTTCAATCTGGAGAAGACCATGCCAGGACTGGCGTCT atgaTAGAGGATGTTTTAGGCGAAGGGCCTGTATCAGCAAGCCGCTTCAGTCAGTGGTTCTCCAGCAACGTGAGCCCTTCAGGGAGCCGCTCTAGCAGTCTGAGATCCACCCCGCACGAGGAACTGGAAAAACTAGCAG GGCTTGAAGCCCTTGGCACATCATCTGGCCAAGGCCCTGCCTCATTCTTCACACCCATTCAATCATCAGAATCAAAGGAGAAGGTGGACATACTGGAGCTGTTGCACAAGGCCAAAGTAGACCTGAAGCCTCTTCTCTCCACTCTTTCTCAGAACAAGGCTCGCCTCCGAGAAAACA CTCACTCTGGAGCAGTGctgtccctggaggaagtggaggGGGGAATGAAAGGGATGAAACTGGCCTCAGAACCACAAGTGCCAAAGGTAGCACCTCCGCGGAGAGGAAACGGGACCCCATTCATGGCTGAGCACTTAGAGGAGGCGTTAACGGGTGGTCCCAGTGCTCGTCCACGTTCGCGTGACACGGATATGTCAGCCTTTAATAAACTGGTCAGCAGCATGAAGGCAAGTGGAACTCTGCCAACGCATCCCAAAACCAACTCAAGCAAT CAATCTTCAGGGCTGACTGAAGTTCCGATGCCTCCTCAGCAACCGAAAAACATATTCCAG GAGCTCTTGGGACGGCCTGTTCGTAGTCGCTCCCCAGTGTTACTTGGCAACCTTTTGGGCAATTCTGAGGTCTCGGGTCCTCCCAGCTCTCTACATGGCCTGCTGCACAAGGGTCCCTCACCACCGCTCTTCCCCCAGAGGTCACCCTCACCAGACTACTTCAACAGTCGCTTGCAACATCCAGCAG GCTTTCCTGTTGGAGCTCAGCCCTTAATGCCTGAACAATATGCTGACATGCACAGGTCCATCAGCCCTGCAGCTGCAGCCCATCATCAG aTGAGACCGCTCTCAATGCCAGTGAATCATGCAGATCTTGAAGCACTAGCATTTCAGCAGGATCTTGCGCTACATGCCCATCATCAGTTCCCATCCGGCTACAACAGGCTACCACAGgacaaatcatttcaaaatcg ACCACAGCGTGTTAACCGCTCCCCTGGTCCAGGCTCCCAGCCTGCTGGAAGAAACTCACCAGGCAGTGCTGTCACCAGTATG CTGTCTCCATCGTTTACGCCCACATCAGTGATCCGCAAAATGTATGcaacaaaagagaaaagcaAAGATGATCCAGCAAGTCGATTAGAGACCAAAGAGGAGGCAGCAGTCCACTCTCAAGCTG AGAACCACCTTGAAGCAGTTGAAGGGAATGGCGCCCAGTCTGGTGGTGTCAAGCACTTCTCTCAGACCTTGCCGGGCAAAGATCAGGAGCGACTAAGGCCACTTTCTACCGGACATCATACGCCCACCACGGCACCGCCAGGACCACCCATGACTTTCCCGCGTTCCATCTACCCGGTACCGCTGCTATCCCACGTGCCAATGGTGCGCCCGCCTCCTCAGCTCCACCCCAGTGTGGTCCAACGAATGCTGGCACAGGGAATCCAACCCCAGCAGCTTGGCCCAGCACTGGTCCAAGCAG GTATATATCCACCACATGTTGACCTTGCGCAACTTCAAGGCTTGCCCCCCGCAATACTGGGCCAAACCCTGTACCCTCTCAGTGCAACGGGGGGGCATCCACCGCTTCTGCCTACCAGAGCAAACAATCAGATGCAGTTGGCAGTGATGCAGCAGCAACTTCAGCAGCAGAGACAAA TGCATCAGAGCATCCCAGGTCCATCATCTCAGAGCCAAGGTCCCCATCGAGCGAATGGCCCCCAGCGACATGCAAGTCCCCCTCCAGGCCTAGCCAAGTGGtttggatctgatgtgctggATCAGCAACTCCCTTCCATGCCAGCCAAGGTTATAAGCGTAGATGAGTTGGAGTTCCGGCCTTAA
- the eif4enif1 gene encoding eukaryotic translation initiation factor 4E transporter isoform X2: MDGDACIQEKNAGDAAVDQVKKEPAAPIPHRYTKEKLLLIKELPISNKRPNCLSEKYDSDGVWDPEKWHISMYPNSGRNSPMEGFKKEHLEDRGPLKRRIPDPRERLKEDDLDVILSPQRRSFGGGCQGNAAPAIHSSRPISPLENKENETLRLGGSRRIGSGRIIAARAFEREARLERERERERDVRDFKDKRFRRDFGDKRVFSERRRNDSYAEEEPEWFSGGPTSQSETIELIGFDDKLLEDDRRKSRRSKKRTEPVKEECNGQPEEPNVTVRPSADQEVPHPDVLPEQSTGDFDFNEFFNLEKTMPGLASMIEDVLGEGPVSASRFSQWFSSNVSPSGSRSSSLRSTPHEELEKLAESKEKVDILELLHKAKVDLKPLLSTLSQNKARLRENTHSGAVLSLEEVEGGMKGMKLASEPQVPKVAPPRRGNGTPFMAEHLEEALTGGPSARPRSRDTDMSAFNKLVSSMKASGTLPTHPKTNSSNQSSGLTEVPMPPQQPKNIFQELLGRPVRSRSPVLLGNLLGNSEVSGPPSSLHGLLHKGPSPPLFPQRSPSPDYFNSRLQHPAGFPVGAQPLMPEQYADMHRSISPAAAAHHQMRPLSMPVNHADLEALAFQQDLALHAHHQFPSGYNRLPQDKSFQNRPQRVNRSPGPGSQPAGRNSPGSAVTSMLSPSFTPTSVIRKMYATKEKSKDDPASRLETKEEAAVHSQAENHLEAVEGNGAQSGGVKHFSQTLPGKDQERLRPLSTGHHTPTTAPPGPPMTFPRSIYPVPLLSHVPMVRPPPQLHPSVVQRMLAQGIQPQQLGPALVQAGIYPPHVDLAQLQGLPPAILGQTLYPLSATGGHPPLLPTRANNQMQLAVMQQQLQQQRQMHQSIPGPSSQSQGPHRANGPQRHASPPPGLAKWFGSDVLDQQLPSMPAKVISVDELEFRP; encoded by the exons TTCTCCAATGGAAGGCTTTAAGAAGGAGCATTTGGAGGATAGAGGTCCACTGAAACGAAGAATCCCAG ATCCCCGCGAGAGGTTAAAGGAGGACGACTTGGATGTCATACTGAGCCCACAGCGTCGTAGCTTTGGAGGTGGATGCCAAGGCAATGCTGCTCCTGCAATCCACTCGTCCCGACCAATCAGCCCATTAGAAAATAAGGAGAACGAGACTCTCCGTCTAGGAGGATCACGAAGGATCGGAAGTGGCCGTATCATTGCTGCCCGAGCTTTTGAAAGAGAAGCCCGCCTGGAAAGGGAAAGGGAAAGGGAACGGGATGTCAGAGACTTCAAAGACAAAAGATTCAGG AGAGATTTTGGAGACAAACGTGTGTTTAGTGAACGCAGAAGGAATGATTCTTATGCGGAAGAGGAGCCAGAGTGGTTCTCTGGAGGCCCTACGAGCCAGTCGGAGACGATCGAGCTCATTGGATTTGATGATAAATTATTAGAAGATGATAGACGCAAGTCCAGGCGCTCAAAGAAGAGGACAGAGCCTGTGAAAGAAG AATGTAATGGACAGCCAGAGGAGCCAAATGTGACTGTGCGGCCTTCAGCTGATCAAGAGGTTCCTCACCCTGATGTGCTGCCAGAGCAGTCCACTGGTGACTTTGACTTCAATGAATTTTTCAATCTGGAGAAGACCATGCCAGGACTGGCGTCT atgaTAGAGGATGTTTTAGGCGAAGGGCCTGTATCAGCAAGCCGCTTCAGTCAGTGGTTCTCCAGCAACGTGAGCCCTTCAGGGAGCCGCTCTAGCAGTCTGAGATCCACCCCGCACGAGGAACTGGAAAAACTAGCAG AATCAAAGGAGAAGGTGGACATACTGGAGCTGTTGCACAAGGCCAAAGTAGACCTGAAGCCTCTTCTCTCCACTCTTTCTCAGAACAAGGCTCGCCTCCGAGAAAACA CTCACTCTGGAGCAGTGctgtccctggaggaagtggaggGGGGAATGAAAGGGATGAAACTGGCCTCAGAACCACAAGTGCCAAAGGTAGCACCTCCGCGGAGAGGAAACGGGACCCCATTCATGGCTGAGCACTTAGAGGAGGCGTTAACGGGTGGTCCCAGTGCTCGTCCACGTTCGCGTGACACGGATATGTCAGCCTTTAATAAACTGGTCAGCAGCATGAAGGCAAGTGGAACTCTGCCAACGCATCCCAAAACCAACTCAAGCAAT CAATCTTCAGGGCTGACTGAAGTTCCGATGCCTCCTCAGCAACCGAAAAACATATTCCAG GAGCTCTTGGGACGGCCTGTTCGTAGTCGCTCCCCAGTGTTACTTGGCAACCTTTTGGGCAATTCTGAGGTCTCGGGTCCTCCCAGCTCTCTACATGGCCTGCTGCACAAGGGTCCCTCACCACCGCTCTTCCCCCAGAGGTCACCCTCACCAGACTACTTCAACAGTCGCTTGCAACATCCAGCAG GCTTTCCTGTTGGAGCTCAGCCCTTAATGCCTGAACAATATGCTGACATGCACAGGTCCATCAGCCCTGCAGCTGCAGCCCATCATCAG aTGAGACCGCTCTCAATGCCAGTGAATCATGCAGATCTTGAAGCACTAGCATTTCAGCAGGATCTTGCGCTACATGCCCATCATCAGTTCCCATCCGGCTACAACAGGCTACCACAGgacaaatcatttcaaaatcg ACCACAGCGTGTTAACCGCTCCCCTGGTCCAGGCTCCCAGCCTGCTGGAAGAAACTCACCAGGCAGTGCTGTCACCAGTATG CTGTCTCCATCGTTTACGCCCACATCAGTGATCCGCAAAATGTATGcaacaaaagagaaaagcaAAGATGATCCAGCAAGTCGATTAGAGACCAAAGAGGAGGCAGCAGTCCACTCTCAAGCTG AGAACCACCTTGAAGCAGTTGAAGGGAATGGCGCCCAGTCTGGTGGTGTCAAGCACTTCTCTCAGACCTTGCCGGGCAAAGATCAGGAGCGACTAAGGCCACTTTCTACCGGACATCATACGCCCACCACGGCACCGCCAGGACCACCCATGACTTTCCCGCGTTCCATCTACCCGGTACCGCTGCTATCCCACGTGCCAATGGTGCGCCCGCCTCCTCAGCTCCACCCCAGTGTGGTCCAACGAATGCTGGCACAGGGAATCCAACCCCAGCAGCTTGGCCCAGCACTGGTCCAAGCAG GTATATATCCACCACATGTTGACCTTGCGCAACTTCAAGGCTTGCCCCCCGCAATACTGGGCCAAACCCTGTACCCTCTCAGTGCAACGGGGGGGCATCCACCGCTTCTGCCTACCAGAGCAAACAATCAGATGCAGTTGGCAGTGATGCAGCAGCAACTTCAGCAGCAGAGACAAA TGCATCAGAGCATCCCAGGTCCATCATCTCAGAGCCAAGGTCCCCATCGAGCGAATGGCCCCCAGCGACATGCAAGTCCCCCTCCAGGCCTAGCCAAGTGGtttggatctgatgtgctggATCAGCAACTCCCTTCCATGCCAGCCAAGGTTATAAGCGTAGATGAGTTGGAGTTCCGGCCTTAA